A window from Diachasmimorpha longicaudata isolate KC_UGA_2023 chromosome 5, iyDiaLong2, whole genome shotgun sequence encodes these proteins:
- the LOC135162944 gene encoding transmembrane protein adipocyte-associated 1 homolog isoform X1 translates to MYGGGEQTVSEPWRKALDLGTTADPNASSSTDDDDHFCKLVLYKEIQESRVRIWDLVILIPNLVFLLFILVRFNRARLKLRATSSPIYLAFYGLVFCNIVISVVRCVVSMTVNAAADVGGKIDKVLWVTVRFFLLSTEMSVVIFGLAFGHLDSRSSIQRVLVATSLISLAFTITQGTLELVLPDDTFHIPSRDFYVFGHGGMMFWFCSSLVFTLIYLFILILPRTRLRERLNLPTKKSFYIYVGALAALNLIQSIGAGLLNYTQNPAGLCVVDFTAVLYLTFFTPLVYHTFLSEVFGVSQPSIQFSYKAQVDDGMEEDTVSLPHQQSFSSLKTDSDYIYQVHTPSIHMPLYESLTAKPPVLKQRTSLYSLSSRRDPKTPGTSRYSSQATLYALTPEARKLRRHSSQTSVTDIADQPSNLVLSPSTASNFMYTPKGNDSRANLFAQSGKSSLENTLSTLSTDTVDASHKISLRMTEQSKLITKSPSTSVLPPLESSLQNILNSENDNSSRAMLPRSSSSGHSVKSLDLEIGRETRDIAGTSTGDYSKRGWEGRGDRHGGRRESGGLGDYLQSIQSPVYQSPLTRKDKDDSHSPLA, encoded by the exons ATGTATGGAGGTGGTGAGCAGACAGTGTCAGAGCCCTGGCGCAAGGCTCTGGACCTGGGAACAACTGCTGATCCTAACGCTAGCTCATCGACTGACGATGATGACCACTTTTGTAAGCTCGTGCTGTATAAGGAGATCCAAGAGTCCAG GGTACGAATATGGGATTTAGTGATACTGATACCAAATttagtatttcttttattcatcCTTGTGAGATTCAATCGTGCTAGGCTCAAGTTACGTGCAACAAGCAGTCCAATATATTTAGCATTTTACGGACTCGTCTTCTGTAACATTGTAATATCAGTGGTGAGATGTGTAGTGTCAATGACAGTTAATGCCGCTGCTGATGTTGGTGGAAAAATAGACAAAGTGTTGTGGGTGACAGTTAggttttttctcctctccacAGAGATGAGTGTCGTCATATTTGGACTGGCATTTG GGCACCTGGACAGTCGCTCCAGCATTCAGAGAGTACTGGTGGCTACCTCGCTCATATCCCTAGCGTTCACAATCACTCAGGGTACACTTGAGTTGGTTTTACCTGATGACACATTCCACATTCCTAGTAGAGATTTTTACGTATTTGGACATGGAGGTATGATGTTCTGGTTCTGCAGCAGTCTCGTATTCACGCTTATATACCTTTTCATACTTATTCTACCGAGGACAAGACTACGGGAAAGATTGAATTTACCTA CGAAGAAGAGTTTTTACATCTACGTTGGGGCTTTAGCAGCCTTAAACCTGATACAATCAATCGGTGCAGGACTCTTGAATTACACTCAGAACCCAGCTGGACTGTGCGTCGTGGATTTCACAGCTGTCCTATACCTGACGTTTTTTACCCCGCTCGTTTACCATACCTTCTTATCAGAGGTCTTTGG AGTATCCCAGCCATCAATTCAGTTCTCCTACAAAGCCCAGGTGGATGATGGAATGGAAGAGGACACAGTGTCACTCCCCCATCAGCAGAGTTTCTCATCATTGAAAACAGACAGCGACTACATATATCAGGTCCATACTCCGTCTATTCACATGCCCTTATACGAGTCGCTCACAGCAAAACCACCCGTCTTGAAGCAGCGAACCTCCCTGTACTCCCTATCATCCAGGAGGGATCCCAAGACCCCTGGTACAAGTCGCTATAGCTCCCAAGCAACTCTATACGCCTTAACGCCAGAGGCAAGAAAATTACGTCGGCACAGTTCACAAACGAGTGTAACAGATATTGCTGATCAGCCTAGTAATCTTGTACTGTCACCAAGTACAGCTAGTAATTTTATGTACACACCAAAGGGTAATGATAGTAGGGCCAATTTATTCGCTCAATCGGGCAAATCGAGTCTTGAAAATACACTGAGTACACTATCAACCGATACCGTTGACGCGAGTCATAAAATATCCCTAAGAATGACTGAACAATCAAAATTGATCACAAAAAGCCCTTCGACAAGTGTTTTACCCCCTCTTGAGAGTAGTCTTCAGAATATACTCAATAGTGAGAATGACAATAGCTCGAGGGCAATGTTACCGAGGAGTTCGTCATCCGGTCATTCCGTTAAATCACTCGATCTGGAAATTGGCAGGGAGACACGTGATATCGCGGGTACATCGACTGGTGATTACTCTAAACGCGGATGGGAGGGGAGGGGTGATAGGCatggggggaggagggaatCCGGTGGCCTTGGGGATTACTTGCAATCGATTCAATCACCTGTTTACCAAAGTCCATTGACACGGAAGGATAAGGATGATTCCCACTCACCTTTGGCTTGA
- the LOC135162944 gene encoding transmembrane protein adipocyte-associated 1 homolog isoform X2 — MYGGGEQTVSEPWRKALDLGTTADPNASSSTDDDDHFCKLVLYKEIQESRVRIWDLVILIPNLVFLLFILVRFNRARLKLRATSSPIYLAFYGLVFCNIVISVVRCVVSMTVNAAADVGGKIDKVLWVTVRFFLLSTEMSVVIFGLAFGHLDSRSSIQRVLVATSLISLAFTITQGTLELVLPDDTFHIPSRDFYVFGHGGMMFWFCSSLVFTLIYLFILILPRTRLRERLNLPTKKSFYIYVGALAALNLIQSIGAGLLNYTQNPAGLCVVDFTAVLYLTFFTPLVYHTFLSEVFGVSQPSIQFSYKAQVDDGMEEDTVSLPHQQSFSSLKTDSDYIYQNHSVYDSTQFDTHATPVNPLYAASLQSPDSITGYSIDSQEAHHTNGYQQ; from the exons ATGTATGGAGGTGGTGAGCAGACAGTGTCAGAGCCCTGGCGCAAGGCTCTGGACCTGGGAACAACTGCTGATCCTAACGCTAGCTCATCGACTGACGATGATGACCACTTTTGTAAGCTCGTGCTGTATAAGGAGATCCAAGAGTCCAG GGTACGAATATGGGATTTAGTGATACTGATACCAAATttagtatttcttttattcatcCTTGTGAGATTCAATCGTGCTAGGCTCAAGTTACGTGCAACAAGCAGTCCAATATATTTAGCATTTTACGGACTCGTCTTCTGTAACATTGTAATATCAGTGGTGAGATGTGTAGTGTCAATGACAGTTAATGCCGCTGCTGATGTTGGTGGAAAAATAGACAAAGTGTTGTGGGTGACAGTTAggttttttctcctctccacAGAGATGAGTGTCGTCATATTTGGACTGGCATTTG GGCACCTGGACAGTCGCTCCAGCATTCAGAGAGTACTGGTGGCTACCTCGCTCATATCCCTAGCGTTCACAATCACTCAGGGTACACTTGAGTTGGTTTTACCTGATGACACATTCCACATTCCTAGTAGAGATTTTTACGTATTTGGACATGGAGGTATGATGTTCTGGTTCTGCAGCAGTCTCGTATTCACGCTTATATACCTTTTCATACTTATTCTACCGAGGACAAGACTACGGGAAAGATTGAATTTACCTA CGAAGAAGAGTTTTTACATCTACGTTGGGGCTTTAGCAGCCTTAAACCTGATACAATCAATCGGTGCAGGACTCTTGAATTACACTCAGAACCCAGCTGGACTGTGCGTCGTGGATTTCACAGCTGTCCTATACCTGACGTTTTTTACCCCGCTCGTTTACCATACCTTCTTATCAGAGGTCTTTGG AGTATCCCAGCCATCAATTCAGTTCTCCTACAAAGCCCAGGTGGATGATGGAATGGAAGAGGACACAGTGTCACTCCCCCATCAGCAGAGTTTCTCATCATTGAAAACAGACAGCGACTACATATATCAG AATCACAGTGTGTATGACTCAACACAATTCGACACCCATGCAACCCCGGTCAACCCGCTTTACGCGGCTTCACTCCAGAGTCCAGACAGCATTACTGGTTACAGTATAGACAGTCAAGAGGCACACCACACCAATGGTTACCAGCAATGA